A genomic stretch from Salarias fasciatus chromosome 18, fSalaFa1.1, whole genome shotgun sequence includes:
- the ca8 gene encoding carbonic anhydrase-related protein isoform X1: MADNVNEESGDYIPGKDELDWGYEEGVEWGLHFPAANGEYQSPINLNSREAQYDPSLLDVGLSPNYVVCRDCEVINDGHTVRILLKSKSVVTGGPLPSDHEYELHEVRFHWGKENQRGSEHTVNFKAFPMELHLIHWNSTLFNTLEDALGKKNGVLIIALFVQVGKEHLGLKAITEVLQDLQYKGKNKIIPCFNPNTLLPDPLLRDYWVYEGSLTTPPCSENVTWILYRYPLTISQLQIEEFRRLRSHVKGAELPEGNDGMLGDNFRPTQPLSDRTVRAAFQ, translated from the exons GTGTAGAGTGGGGACTCCACTTCCCAGCAGCCAATGGGGAGTACCAGTCCCCCATCAATCTGAACTCCAGGGAGGCCCAGTACGACCCTTCGCTCCTGGATGTGGGCTTGTCCCCAAACTACGTGGTGTGTCGGGACTGCGAGGTGATCAACGATGGACACACTGTGCGCATCCTTCTCAAGTCCAAGTCAG TGGTCACTGGTGGTCCGTTGCCCAGCGATCATGAGTACGAGCTTCACGAGGTTCGATTCCACTGGGGAAAAGAAAACCAGAGAGGATCAGAGCACACTGTTAACTTCAAGGCGTTTCCCATGGAG CTCCACCTGATCCACTGGAACAGCACGCTCTTCAACACGCTGGAGGACGCTCTGGGCAAGAAGAACGGCGTCCTCATAATAGCCCTTTTTGTGCAG gTTGGTAAGGAGCATCTGGGTCTGAAGGCCATCACTGAAGTTCTACAAGACCTGCAATACAAG GGCAAGAACAAGATAATTCCCTGTTTCAACCCCAACACTCTGCTGCCTG ACCCGTTACTGAGAGACTACTGGGTGTATGAAGGCTCGCTGACCACGCCGCCTTGCAGTGAGAATGTGACCTGGATTCTGTACCGCTACCCTCTCACTATCTCGCAGCTACAG ATCGAAGAGTTTCGGCGGCTACGGTCGCACGTCAAAGGGGCAGAGCTGCCAGAGGGGAATGATGGCATGCTGGGGGACAACTTCCGTCCCACCCAGCCGCTGAGTGACCGGACGGTTCGCGCTGCTTTCCAGTGA
- the ca8 gene encoding carbonic anhydrase-related protein isoform X2, which yields MADNVNEESGDYIPGKDELDWGYEEEWGLHFPAANGEYQSPINLNSREAQYDPSLLDVGLSPNYVVCRDCEVINDGHTVRILLKSKSVVTGGPLPSDHEYELHEVRFHWGKENQRGSEHTVNFKAFPMELHLIHWNSTLFNTLEDALGKKNGVLIIALFVQVGKEHLGLKAITEVLQDLQYKGKNKIIPCFNPNTLLPDPLLRDYWVYEGSLTTPPCSENVTWILYRYPLTISQLQIEEFRRLRSHVKGAELPEGNDGMLGDNFRPTQPLSDRTVRAAFQ from the exons AGTGGGGACTCCACTTCCCAGCAGCCAATGGGGAGTACCAGTCCCCCATCAATCTGAACTCCAGGGAGGCCCAGTACGACCCTTCGCTCCTGGATGTGGGCTTGTCCCCAAACTACGTGGTGTGTCGGGACTGCGAGGTGATCAACGATGGACACACTGTGCGCATCCTTCTCAAGTCCAAGTCAG TGGTCACTGGTGGTCCGTTGCCCAGCGATCATGAGTACGAGCTTCACGAGGTTCGATTCCACTGGGGAAAAGAAAACCAGAGAGGATCAGAGCACACTGTTAACTTCAAGGCGTTTCCCATGGAG CTCCACCTGATCCACTGGAACAGCACGCTCTTCAACACGCTGGAGGACGCTCTGGGCAAGAAGAACGGCGTCCTCATAATAGCCCTTTTTGTGCAG gTTGGTAAGGAGCATCTGGGTCTGAAGGCCATCACTGAAGTTCTACAAGACCTGCAATACAAG GGCAAGAACAAGATAATTCCCTGTTTCAACCCCAACACTCTGCTGCCTG ACCCGTTACTGAGAGACTACTGGGTGTATGAAGGCTCGCTGACCACGCCGCCTTGCAGTGAGAATGTGACCTGGATTCTGTACCGCTACCCTCTCACTATCTCGCAGCTACAG ATCGAAGAGTTTCGGCGGCTACGGTCGCACGTCAAAGGGGCAGAGCTGCCAGAGGGGAATGATGGCATGCTGGGGGACAACTTCCGTCCCACCCAGCCGCTGAGTGACCGGACGGTTCGCGCTGCTTTCCAGTGA